Proteins found in one Mangifera indica cultivar Alphonso chromosome 15, CATAS_Mindica_2.1, whole genome shotgun sequence genomic segment:
- the LOC123198352 gene encoding low affinity inorganic phosphate transporter 4-like, translating to MSGNSLAVLQALDSARTQWYHITAIVIAGMGFFTDAYDLFCISTVSKLLGRLYYFDPTSDNPGKLPNPVNNAITGVALVGTLIGQLFFGWLGDKLGRKKVYGITLILMAFCAVCSGLSFGASRKAVIGTLCFFRFWLGFGIGGDYPLSATIMSEYANKKTRGAFISAVFAMQGVGIIFAGLVSMILSKIFLSQFPAPIYSKDRLLSTQPEGDFLWRIVLMLGALPAILTFYWRMKMPETGRYTALIEGNAKQAAADMGRVLDIQIQAEQDKLVQFKAANEYGILSGEFFQRHGYHLIGTMTTWFLLDIAFYSQNLTQKDIFPAIGLTHKPKYVNALREVFENSRAMFVIALFGTFPGYWFTVFLIEKIGRFKIQIMGFFMMSLFMLIIGIKYDYLKEDAHWLFALLYGLTFFFANFGPNSTTFVLPAELFPTRVRSTCHALSAASGKAGALLAAFWVQSYTLDSNTRKIRKAMMILAFTNMLGFCFSFLLTETKGRSLEEISGEDNGAENCNETQMAPVPQMGRQVSGPMDSI from the exons ATGTCTGGCAACAGTCTTGCAGTGCTTCAGGCACTGGACAGTGCTAGAACTCAGTGGTACCATATCACCGCCATAGTCATCGCCGGTATGGGCTTCTTCACTGATGCCTACGATCTCTTTTGCATCTCCACCGTCTCAAAACTCCTGGGTCGCCTTTATTATTTTGACCCTACTTCTGATAATCCAGGGAAGCTACCTAATCCTGTTAACAACGCAATCACTGGTGTAGCCCTAGTTGGAACCCTCATTGGGCAATTATTCTTCGGTTGGCTTGGTGACAAACTTGGTCGCAAAAAAGTATACGGGATCACCCTCATTCTCATGGCGTTTTGTGCCGTCTGCTCGGGTCTATCATTTGGAGCTAGTAGAAAGGCTGTTATTGGAACACTTTGTTTCTTCCGTTTCTGGCTAGGGTTTG GTATTGGTGGAGATTACCCTCTCTCAGCTACGATAATGTCAGAATATGCTAATAAGAAAACTCGTGGGGCATTTATTTCTGCAGTTTTCGCTATGCAGGGCGTTGGGATTATTTTTGCAGGGTTAGTTTCAATGATTCTATCGAAAATTTTCCTCAGCCAGTTTCCAGCGCCGATATATAGTAAGGATCGGCTCTTGTCTACACAGCCAGAGGGCGATTTCCTTTGGAGGATTGTGTTAATGCTCGGTGCATTGCCGGCCATACTGACTTTCTATTGGCGAATGAAAATGCCCGAAACGGGGCGTTACACTGCACTAATTGAAGGCAACGCCAAACAAGCTGCTGCAGACATGGGTCGAGTTCTCGACATTCAAATCCAGGCAGAACAAGATAAGTTGGTGCAGTTTAAGGCCGCCAACGAATACGGAATATTGTCCGGCGAGTTCTTTCAACGCCATGGTTATCATTTGATTGGCACAATGACGACGTGGTTCTTGTTGGACATAGCGTTTTACAGTCAAAACTTAACCCAGAAGGACATTTTCCCAGCCATTGGTTTAACGCACAAACCTAAATATGTTAACGCTCTCAGAGAAGTTTTTGAGAACTCTCGTGCCATGTTTGTGATTGCCTTGTTTGGTACTTTCCCTGGCTACTGGTTCACCGTCTTCCTCATTGAAAAAATTGGCCGATTCAAGATCCAAATCATGGGATTCTTCATGATGTCTCTTTTCATGCTTATCATCGGCATCAAATACGACTATCTCAAAGAGGATGCTCACTGGCTATTTGCTCTTTTGTACGGCCTAACGTTCTTCTTCGCCAATTTTGGTCCAAATAGTACGACGTTTGTTCTTCCAGCGGAACTGTTCCCGACTCGGGTGAGGTCCACGTGTCATGCGTTGAGTGCGGCTTCGGGGAAGGCTGGTGCGTTGCTGGCGGCATTTTGGGTGCAATCGTATACTTTAGATTCGAATACTCGTAAAATCCGAAAAGCTATGATGATTCTGGCGTTTACAAATATGCTAGGGTTTTGCTTCTCGTTTTTGTTGACTGAGACCAAGGGACGATCTTTGGAGGAGATTTCTGGGGAAGACAATGGCGCTGAGAATTGTAATGAGACCCAGATGGCGCCTGTGCCTCAGATGGGACGACAGGTCTCTGGCCCCATGGACTCAATATGA